The Clostridioides sp. ES-S-0010-02 genome window below encodes:
- a CDS encoding terminase large subunit encodes MAKAFIEVVYSFKMANTLNDRFKKIILLIARKNTKSETCSALALSELVLGNAGSDIVCSSNDDNQASIVYDAIDTMRLLIDPYQLDTKRNQRFIKCLANNSKVFKLSDRTRNKEGRNIDFAIVDETHEMKNNIIGKSIEQSQSLKDNPKFINITTEGFVNDGYLDEELKKCRKIINGEDDSLMAERTLAWLYTQDSEQEVWEDEKSWSKSNPSLGIVKKWDYLREQIDAARTSKSDRMFVLSKDFNFKQSNAQAWLSESDYKYKAIYNIEDFKNCIALGGVDLAETTDLTSAKILLMKKDDKTKYIYQHYWIPESKLTNSDDVNAGAKYSEWVKQGLITIVEGNDVDLSLVADWFYMLYKIFGIKVIKTGYDQRFAKDFLKQMDNYGFEYEMVLQNRYTMSGAMKLVEADLKDELINYNENEIDMWCLGNTSMEIDGLGYVMPVKINNQHNKRIDGAVSLIILYEIFKRYRSEFFRYLK; translated from the coding sequence GTGGCAAAAGCATTTATAGAAGTAGTTTATAGCTTCAAAATGGCTAATACATTAAATGACCGCTTTAAAAAAATAATTTTATTGATTGCTAGAAAGAATACAAAGAGCGAAACTTGTTCAGCTCTTGCCTTATCGGAGTTAGTTTTAGGTAATGCAGGTAGCGATATAGTATGCAGCAGCAATGACGACAATCAAGCGTCTATCGTTTATGATGCTATAGACACTATGAGATTACTTATAGACCCATACCAATTAGATACGAAAAGAAATCAGCGTTTTATTAAGTGCTTAGCTAATAATTCAAAAGTATTTAAACTAAGTGATAGAACTAGAAACAAAGAAGGTCGTAATATTGACTTTGCGATAGTAGATGAAACTCATGAAATGAAAAACAATATAATAGGGAAGTCAATAGAGCAATCTCAATCGCTTAAAGATAACCCTAAATTTATAAATATTACAACAGAAGGATTTGTAAATGATGGTTATTTGGATGAAGAATTAAAAAAATGCAGGAAAATAATAAATGGCGAAGATGACAGTTTAATGGCTGAAAGGACTTTGGCATGGTTATACACACAAGATAGCGAGCAGGAGGTTTGGGAAGATGAAAAAAGCTGGTCAAAAAGTAATCCTTCGCTAGGAATTGTTAAGAAATGGGACTATTTAAGGGAACAAATAGACGCAGCACGGACTAGTAAATCAGATAGAATGTTTGTTTTAAGTAAAGACTTCAACTTTAAGCAGTCTAATGCACAAGCTTGGCTTTCAGAAAGCGATTATAAATATAAAGCTATCTACAATATAGAAGACTTTAAAAATTGCATAGCGTTAGGCGGTGTTGATTTAGCTGAAACAACAGACTTAACTAGTGCAAAAATCTTATTAATGAAAAAAGATGATAAAACAAAATATATATATCAGCATTATTGGATACCAGAGAGTAAGCTTACTAATTCGGATGATGTAAACGCAGGTGCGAAGTACTCCGAATGGGTTAAACAAGGATTAATCACTATAGTAGAAGGCAATGACGTTGATTTAAGCTTAGTGGCGGATTGGTTTTATATGTTATATAAAATATTTGGAATTAAAGTAATTAAAACTGGTTATGACCAACGTTTCGCAAAGGATTTTTTAAAGCAAATGGATAATTATGGTTTTGAGTATGAAATGGTACTACAAAATAGATACACAATGTCGGGAGCGATGAAACTAGTTGAAGCTGATTTAAAAGACGAGTTAATAAATTACAACGAAAATGAAATTGACATGTGGTGCTTGGGTAATACTTCTATGGAAATAGATGGTCTTGGCTATGTTATGCCAGTCAAAATAAATAATCAGCATAATAAGCGTATCGATGGAGCTGTCTCACTGATTATTTTGTATGAGATTTTTAAAAGATATAGAAGTGAATTTTTTAGATACTTAAAATAA
- a CDS encoding HNH endonuclease → MNFYKNKEWKKLIETLKLERVAEDGILYCEHCHKHIVKSYDCIAHHKIELNSNNINDFNISLNPDNIILVHHKCHNEIHNRFGSSSFKKVYAIYGAPCCGKTSYTREVAGKNDLILDIDNIWQCISTNDRYIKPNTLKTNVFSIRDLILDMIKCRTGKWNNAYIVGGYPLKMERERLEQMLGCEFIFINTSKEECLLRAANRPEEYKKYIIDWFERYQE, encoded by the coding sequence ATGAATTTTTATAAAAACAAAGAGTGGAAAAAGTTAATAGAAACATTGAAGCTTGAAAGAGTTGCAGAGGATGGAATACTTTATTGTGAACATTGCCATAAACATATAGTAAAATCTTATGATTGTATAGCACATCATAAGATAGAGCTTAATAGCAATAACATAAATGATTTTAATATAAGTTTAAATCCAGATAATATTATTTTAGTGCATCATAAATGCCATAACGAAATACATAATCGTTTTGGTAGTTCTTCATTTAAAAAAGTGTATGCGATTTATGGAGCACCATGTTGTGGCAAGACTAGTTATACAAGAGAAGTAGCAGGCAAAAACGATTTGATATTAGACATAGACAATATCTGGCAATGTATAAGTACTAATGATAGATATATAAAGCCTAATACGCTAAAGACTAATGTTTTCAGTATAAGAGATTTAATATTGGATATGATTAAGTGCCGAACTGGTAAGTGGAATAATGCTTACATTGTTGGGGGTTATCCTCTAAAAATGGAACGTGAAAGATTAGAACAAATGCTGGGTTGCGAATTTATATTTATTAATACAAGTAAAGAGGAATGCTTATTAAGAGCAGCAAACAGACCAGAAGAATATAAAAAATATATTATTGATTGGTTTGAAAGGTATCAAGAATAG